A region of the Styela clava chromosome 1, kaStyClav1.hap1.2, whole genome shotgun sequence genome:
AAGTTGAAGCCAAATATCTTTCTTCTAGATATAGTGATTTAACCCCATTTCACCTAGCATGTAAAACAACCGAAAATTATTTTCGGTTCGACGGTAAAGCTTGAAAATACCAGTGCAGATCATTAAAATTACACAATGCATTGTGACTTATCTTGCAAATGAAATCAATGTAAAAATCGTATAACAACGacattgaaaattttcttttgcTGGCAAACGTGACCCTGCAGACAATTTGATTGAATATTCCGAATACTCCATCAAGACCCCTGACGCAAAAACAGTTTGTTGAGGATTTTTACCTCGTCACACCTGAGTGCACTCTGCACAAATTCCGCGAAGAATTTCAGCTTTTAAGGTATTTTTCGTTGGCGCATGATAATCTCGCAACTCTGGGCCAAGTGCTTGTGTGTTCATCACATATATAAAAACAAGTGAgcaatgcccaaatatatggacacgtataccagagcgaatcagtccttaccggtacctttgacactaccggtaccctcaaaaaagttccgGATTTCCAGTAACAAGTATCGTCATGGCTACTTAGATAATTGGTGCACGGAGTCGTTtcttgttttgttgttgttgaaacgcGAGATTACTGGGCATACCTGGTTAGAATGCCTTgacgtatttatatttattttcaaattaacgtatatatgatactgtatatacacagttcgacttttttttgttattatttccttgttagacttgcttatgggtgccgctgctcgataaccaaatttggtttctcgcggctcccctcaccctgaaatgccttttttttatttattgcaatttgtatatcaagtgtgcatttagtatggtgagaaaataaactactgattactgattacttaTCAAAACGTCATCACGCGGGCTGAAAACCGTGTTTCcattgataaaaataacacagcgaaattttggacgaagtatcaaatttcatggaattcatacaaaatttagaaataaataaaaataatagccttctggagaaataTTCCATCTTcaaatactgaaaatttcaaagcaattggttgaGTAATCtgagagaaaagcgactttccaaaaacgtgtcaaagtacaacaacaacataatattaaaacgatccaTGGGTTCACTGACGTTTCCAACAAGTCAACCTATAGGCTACGCGTGccaaatgtattttaaattataattcatCCCATGCCTAAAGGTTTACATTCCGATTCAGCCCATTAGTCTTGTATTGTTTATGTGCTTCATGATATTTTGACACGGAAATGAAAAtgacctggtgagttgtccgcgTAGactgtagtcgaattgtccatcagccctaaacggctatgacagtcactgtatcAAAATTTGTAACTCGATTCaggtggtgttaagttgacgcatgttatttagtaacgtttttatgtgaaatgtttgactgtggttcgatACCTGATCCGTTCATGGTACCCCGGTCCCCGATACAGGTAAAggtaagtcaccgcatatgatttttggggaattgttctgcgtgtccatatatttaagcattgctttcttgtgATATTTTGACACGAAAATGAAAATCGCGTGTGATATTATCGCGAATTATTGATACGATTGGCGGATTTTAATATTGCGAAAATTTGATACCAATGTGATGTGCATATCGTGGTTATCTCTAATATTGTATTTGAGTATAGGATGGGATAACGAAATAATATAAGAATGTATACTGGGttgtaatttgaacccacgtacatttgaacccatgacaattgcacctgtatgctattgcacctatggaatttattttgtttcacggatagttaaacccatactaaccctaacccatgggttttagcacccgcatatagattgaacccgtggatatacgcatgggttcaaatgtacatgggttcaaatgtacggtcacctaaaATAAGACCTCTGTCACgttattgagaaatattattcattataaTAAAATCAACGGCTTTTCAAAAACCTATGTCTTATACATGCAATCTGCTGACTGAGCGAAGCAATTTGCAGAGATGATTAATTACTATTGATCGGTTTATCATGAAACGTTATTTGATGAAATCGGTAAGAAGGTCCCGCAAGACTTTTATGACACGATTCGTGAATGCATGAGTAATTGATGTAAGGCTACGTTTTCTCATTTATGCCCTTTTACTATGTCGACACAATCTATTAACAAGACAACTAACAACAGCTCGTCAAAATGTTTAGAGAAATGAATAGAAGTGAAGTTAGAATATATACTTATCACGGAGGGTTTCTCGTGAAATACTGAGGTCGATATTCTGTGTGTTCTCTGTTTATATGTTCGTCAAATAAGAATATTTTGAGGTAAAACTTAtatcctgttttttttttccaattgtaATAATATATGCAGAGAATTCGTactcaattgctttgaaattttcagtgggtaaacattgttttttttttcgctaaaaggctattacttttgtttatttcaaaaattgttttttgtgtgTGAGAGAACTGCTCAGCTgcaatacggtaccggtaggctACTACATTTGCTCACCCGTACCACTTCGTGAACATATATTTGATCAGCGCCCTCTAGTTATAATTGCCGTGGTAATGTCATCAACGTGAATGAATATCTGTTGCTATGCTTAGTATGAATCAGCCTTTTCTCGACCAATATAAAGCTAACATTTTTACATTAAGGTTGTACAGAGTTTATGCGTTTGCTCAGTCTTTGGTAACCAAAGCATAGACCATGGTACTTACTATAACTGTAGCACTTGTCGGGGTTTTGATCGGCCTTCTTGTGTATTTGTCCTATCGATCCATGGTCAGGCCAGCTAATTTTCCTCCGGGACCGCTGGGAATTCCAATTCTTGGTAGTTTACATTTGCTCAAAGAATTTCCAGAGAGAGACATGCTTAAGCTTGCGaaaaaatatggtaatattTTCAGTCTAAAAACAGCTGCGAAGAATTTCGTCTGTGTGTGTGGAACTGAATTCAACAAAAAAGTGTTGAACCATAAAGACATTGCGAACCGTCCAACAACGTACGCTTTCTCCATAATCAAAGGGAATGAACTTAAAGGTATTGTTCACAGTAGTTGCTCGAAGAATCGAACTTTGAATCGGGCTTTGGTTCACTCCGCGTTTACAGATGCAAATGGGTTTGGCATTGAAGAGCTTGTTGGTGAGGAAATAACAAGTTTGATGGATCATCTCGAAGACATGTTTGAGCACTCGGTACCGAAAGACATTTGCGATATTCTGATGACTTCATCTTCCAATAGTGCCTTGTCTGTTATTTTTGGAATTGAACCAATTAAAACGATCAAAGAAAAACACCAAAACGATGAAATTCTTAGGTGTGTAATATTCCTCAGAAAAGTATATGAAgacaaaatgtttttgttaCCCGAACTTATTCCTGGCTTGCAAAATTTATGGCTCCCCAAATCAGCAAAAAAATTTATCTCGACGAGTGAATACATATTAAAGTATTGCACAGATCAATTAGAAAACCACAAAAGCGGTTGGGATCCTGAGAAACCCAGAGATATGGTAGACTTGTACTTGAATAAAATGGATGAAGAAAAAGAATTGCGAGATCCTGTTTTCACAAAGGtcaattttcaacacttactcCTCGATATCCTAATAGGCGGATTAGAAAACACTGGACGAACCCTAACATTTGCAGTTTTATATTTGGCTGCCCATCAAGACATACAAGAAAAAATCCATAAGGAAATAGCTACGGTATTGGGGTCTGATAGAAAGTTGCGATATGAGGACAGATTGAAGATGCATTATACAAAAGCTACAGTCTTTGAGATTTCTAGATTTTCATCGTTGGCTCCCCTTGGACTTCCTCGCAGAGCCATAAAGGATGTCAATGTTTGTGGGTATGGTTTGCATATATATTTGTTATAATTGTGGAACGCAAAGTGGATATTGTTGTACTTCGTCAATTGTTATACTGTtgttgttatatttatataacttATGGATATGATGAAATGATGTTTCAATAATTAAGCTAAATAGGATTTTAGAATTATCAGTTCAATTTCATGTTAGTTTAATTTTATCAAGTTATATATCTGTAGATGTCATTATGTCAGATAAGGAGACGGTCattgtatctgaaaaaaaaaaataactggctgactatTCCCGTACCTAACACGGgacacggactggtaaccggacgagaggccgtggttcgccatatgattaagtcgtcttattgaTAAACATGAATATCTTATACTACTCTATAAATGAGAAGGGCATATATTTTGATTGGACAATTTTCTTTCAGATATTCGATTCCAAAAGGAACAACTTTTCTGATGAATTCATATTCTTCAAACATGCAAGATAACAAATGGAAAAACCCGAAGAATTTCGATCCCGAAAACTTTTTAGATGAGGTGAAGTAGAAACCTGTATTTTGAATGTTCTTGAACGAAATCAAAAAATCTATTAGAAAACAGTTTCACTGTGTCCAAATTTGTACTCTACACATAGCTATCATGTCTC
Encoded here:
- the LOC144424484 gene encoding cytochrome P450 2A5-like, which gives rise to MVLTITVALVGVLIGLLVYLSYRSMVRPANFPPGPLGIPILGSLHLLKEFPERDMLKLAKKYGNIFSLKTAAKNFVCVCGTEFNKKVLNHKDIANRPTTYAFSIIKGNELKGIVHSSCSKNRTLNRALVHSAFTDANGFGIEELVGEEITSLMDHLEDMFEHSVPKDICDILMTSSSNSALSVIFGIEPIKTIKEKHQNDEILRCVIFLRKVYEDKMFLLPELIPGLQNLWLPKSAKKFISTSEYILKYCTDQLENHKSGWDPEKPRDMVDLYLNKMDEEKELRDPVFTKVNFQHLLLDILIGGLENTGRTLTFAVLYLAAHQDIQEKIHKEIATVLGSDRKLRYEDRLKMHYTKATVFEISRFSSLAPLGLPRRAIKDVNVCGYSIPKGTTFLMNSYSSNMQDNKWKNPKNFDPENFLDENGKFIMNDAFMAFGDGQRKCVGIPLIERQLFMYLVKLIQKFHVKPETDDTKIDYEPLGGLIHTAKPQKLRLQLREDYD